The following are encoded together in the Anopheles nili chromosome 3, idAnoNiliSN_F5_01, whole genome shotgun sequence genome:
- the LOC128725666 gene encoding 28S ribosomal protein S35, mitochondrial, with amino-acid sequence MALFARCGPLPLWGRSVQTIGHRLQSTQLQEDKTNLGVEREEEFRVLNLKQIKNQRVARRRAPRPDVPPPRTQQMATDQDWGAVWPGPRSFHPSSVPLPLRQGYVTKRNQLPPAKFANAELMKIPNFLHLTPPVIKRQCEALKQFCTPWPKGLETEEKMQAQFPLVCVTSDYCHALPTIRNPLSRIVTVQLSLGALQLDRHARDKLLRLVGERYDPEQDLLTIVTDRCPLKKQNYDYAIYLLTALYHESNTVEPWEATKSEADMEYYDFERNRSKSSAEATLNWGLKEGENGWVPVPADYGTAVSQLFNDGENEYNLAKYKEQVLSLLGFGTMAK; translated from the exons ATGGCGTTGTTTGCACGCTGCGGTCCGCTACCCCTATGGGGCAGGTCCGTACAGACTATTGGCCATCGATTGCAGTCCACCCAGCTGCAGGAAGACAAAACTAACTTAGGAGTGGAGCGAGAAGAAG AATTTCGTGTGCTGAAtttgaagcaaataaaaaaccagcGTGTCGCGCGCCGAAGAGCTCCCCGACCAGACGTTCCACCGCCACG AACACAACAAATGGCGACGGATCAGGATTGGGGAGCGGTCTGGCCAGGTCCACGATCATTCCACCCATCGTCCGTTCCGCTTCCACTACGACAGGGATATGTGACGAAGCGAAATCAGCTTCCACCCGCCAAGTTCGCAAACGCGGAATTGATGAAGATACCAAATTTTCTGCATTTAACCCCACCGGTCATTAAACGGCAGTGCGAAGCGTTGAAACAGTTCTGCACCCCATGGCCGAAAGGACTAGAGACGGAGGAGAAGATGCAGGCACAATTCCCGCTGGTTTGCGTCACCTCAGATTACTGTCACGCGTTACCGACTATACGGAATCCGCTCTCACGCATAGTAACCGTTCAGCTTTCCCTCGGCGCACTCCAGCTCGATCGACATGCGAGGGATAAACTGCTGCGGTTGGTGGGAGAACGGTACGATCCCGAGCAGGACTTGCTTACGATCGTGACCGATCGGTGTCCgttgaagaagcaaaactACGACTACGCGATCTATCTGCTGACGGCACTGTACCACGAATCGAACACCGTCGAACCGTGGGAGGCGACCAAGAGCGAGGCGGACATGGAGTATTACGATTTTGAGCGGAATCGCAGCAAGAGCAGTGCCGAAGCGACGCTCAACTGGGGGCTTAAGGAAGGCGAGAATGGTTGGGTCCCGGTACCGGCCGACTACGGGACCGCGGTATCGCAGTTATTCAACGATGGCGAGAACGAGTACAATCTTGCCAAATACAAGGAGCAAGTGTTGTCCTTGCTAGGGTTTGGAACGATGGCAAAGTAG
- the LOC128726008 gene encoding 2-aminoethanethiol dioxygenase: MSALFARVFRQAWTTFEHTSVSDTKFASNLHALRRLVDQLTLADIGLDASLVATETFQQSSKAPCTYVGVFENDRFAMSVFVLRENYTMPLHDHPRMHGLLRVVSGAVQICSYSEVFRHDAAPESGGTHRRHVLVAAEPEKIISSSVGDCAVLTPTERNFHEITAIGGPAAFFDILSPPYNSSEQPQYYFYRKVPVPRHLAEMEPLGFAGPDKPSVQDDERPRYVLETIPNPDHYYCDTVHYTTPDFMYHQEGSASIEQNESTDRNNV, encoded by the coding sequence ATGAGCGCCCTGTTTGCGCGGGTGTTCCGGCAGGCTTGGACCACGTTCGAGCACACGAGCGTCTCCGATACGAAGTTCGCCAGCAACCTACACGCGCTGCGGCGTCTCGTGGATCAGCTAACACTGGCCGACATCGGGCTGGATGCGTCCCTTGTCGCGACGGAAACGTTCCAACAGTCATCCAAAGCACCCTGCACGTACGTGGGCGTATTCGAGAACGATCGGTTTGCGATGTCGGTGTTTGTGCTGCGAGAGAATTACACCATGCCACTGCATGACCATCCCCGGATGCACGGGTTGCTTCGAGTGGTATCGGGGGCAGTGCAGATCTGCAGCTATAGCGAGGTGTTTCGACACGATGCCGCCCCCGAGAGTGGAGGTACACACCGGCGGCACGTGCTGGTAGCGGCTGAACCAGAGAAAATCATCAGCTCGAGTGTGGGCGATTGTGCGGTGTTGACACCGACGGAGCGCAATTTTCACGAGATCACCGCCATCGGTGGTCCGGCGGCATTCTTTGACATTCTCAGTCCGCCGTACAATTCGTCCGAACAGCCGCAATACTATTTCTACCGAAAGGTGCCGGTTCCGCGACACCTGGCCGAGATGGAACCGCTTGGGTTCGCCGGTCCCGACAAACCGTCCGTTCAGGACGACGAACGGCCACGGTACGTGCTCGAAACGATCCCCAATCCGGACCACTACTACTGTGATACCGTGCACTACACCACGCCGGACTTTATGTACCATCAGGAGGGAAGCGCCTCGATCGAGCAAAACGAATCAACGGATCGAAACAACGTGTAA
- the LOC128726112 gene encoding mitochondrial thiamine pyrophosphate carrier-like, whose product MDREKHSETRYAGLAGGLTGCITRFICQPLDVLKIRLQLQVEPIATGSSQSKYRSIVQSIACIYREEGLLAFWKGHNPAQVLSLVYGVAQFSFYERFNRLLRELPLLDGHDRGRQFLCGACSGSFAALTILPLDVIRTRMVSQDPGRGYRNALQGLHEIYRHEGVRGLYRGAGPAMLQIAPLAGGQFMFYNLFGSLAKRYHGLPVEAQLPSGELFVCGGLAGFCTKLLVYPLDLTKKRLQIQGFARSRQTFGQHFVCRHMIHCLVQVGRYEGVRGLYKGLLPSLLKAGFTSAFYFTIYDSLLLLFNSEQSFK is encoded by the coding sequence ATGGACCGGGAAAAACACAGTGAAACCCGGTACGCCGGGTTGGCCGGAGGTCTAACGGGCTGCATAACGCGCTTCATCTGTCAGCCGTTGGATGTGCTGAAAATCCGGCTCCAGTTGCAGGTGGAACCGATCGCAACGGGCTCCAGCCAGTCGAAGTACCGCTCGATCGTGCAATCGATCGCATGCATCTACCGCGAGGAGGGTCTGCTCGCTTTCTGGAAGGGTCACAACCCTGCCCAGGTCTTGTCGCTCGTGTACGGGGTGGCGCAGTTTTCGTTCTACGAGCGATTCAACCGACTACTGCGGGAATTGCCCCTGCTCGATGGCCACGACCGGGGGCGACAGTTTTTGTGCGGTGCGTGTAGTGGGTCGTTTGCAGCATTAACGATATTGCCCCTGGATGTGATACGGACACGCATGGTGTCGCAGGATCCCGGTCGGGGATACCGGAATGCGCTGCAGGGTTTGCACGAAATCTACCGCCACGAGGGCGTCCGAGGGCTGTACCGCGGGGCGGGCCCTGCCATGCTACAGATCGCGCCACTTGCTGGGGGTCAGTTTATGTTCTACAACTTATTCGGATCACTCGCCAAAAGATACCATGGGCTGCCGGTCGAGGCCCAGTTGCCATCGGGTGAGCTTTTCGTCTGCGGAGGATTGGCCGGATTCTGCACGAAGCTGCTCGTGTATCCGCTGGATCTAACTAAAAAGCGCCTGCAAATTCAGGGATTCGCTCGCAGCCGGCAAACGTTCGGACAGCACTTTGTCTGTCGTCATATGATCCACTGCCTGGTGCAGGTTGGCCGGTACGAAGGTGTTCGGGGGCTGTACAAAGGATTGCTGCCATCCCTGCTCAAAGCAGGCTTCACTTCCGCCTTTTACTTTACGATCTACGATAGTTTACTGCTACTGTTTAACAGCGAACAAAGCTTTAAATAA
- the LOC128726041 gene encoding lariat debranching enzyme — protein MKIAIEGCAHGELEKIYDLIESIQQEQNITVDLLICCGDFQSTRNLADLQCMAVPQKHLDMCSFYKYYSGEKRAPILTIFIGGNHEASNYLQELPYGGWVAPNIYYLGYAGVVNCSGIRIGGISGIYKGHDFLKGRFEFSPYDEATKRSVYHQRQIDVFRLKQLSPKVDIMLSHDWPRGITNYGNETQLLRFKPAFREDIESNRLGSAPCEDLLQKLKPPFWFAAHLHCKFAAVVAHSETDTTKFLALDKCLPKRRFLQILDIPTNDDGKKKEDDQLRLKYDLEWLTVLNLTNHLISIRASNGYMPGEGDAERVNFTPTAEEKAKVLERFGNDLTIPCNFVRIAKPYQPDQESMDMRSVEQPQAFLNPQTTLFCDKLNIDDPLRLAMLMTGHQLNTSTYVDQQPAIDDGTKEKSPTKRGSNEDELDVEDDDDDVDDDEGQGSMKTLDITPLQPKLSLSDVLPQPKWREHDSHDTDLSTTLDESTNLSTSNCSVLSLPTPQKTDDKNPPSCLESSLTVNDLNLSSPVQLDVEKNEDQKKTSEAHLLDNPPVKKFKRRNETIYSKEDSD, from the exons ATGAAAATTGCCATAGAAGGATGTGCTCACGGCGAGTTGGAGAAGATCTACGATTTGATAGAATCAATACAGCAGGAGCAGAACATTACGGTCGATCTGTTAATATGTTGCGGAGACTTTCAATCTACTCGTAATTTGGCGGATTTACAGTGCATGGCAGTTCCTCAAAAACATTTGGACATGTGCAGTTTTTACAA GTATTACAGtggcgaaaaaagggctccaatTTTAACGATCTTTATTGGTGGAAACCACGAAGCGTCGAATTATCTACAAGAGCTACCTTACGGCGGGTGGGTAGCACCTAACATATACTACCTCGGATATGCTGGCGTGGTAAACTGCAGCGGCATTAGAATTGGGGGCATTTCAGGTATCTACAAAGGTCACGATTTTCTCAAGGGTCGTTTCGAGTTTTCCCCTTACGATGAGGCCACCAAACGCAGCGTGTACCATCAGCGTCAGATCGATGTGTTTCGATTGAAGCAACTATCGCCAAAGGTAGACATCATGCTCTCACACGACTGGCCACGAGGTATTACAAATTATGGCAATGAGACGCAACTGCTTCGCTTCAAGCCTGCCTTTCGCGAGGATATTGAGAGCAACCGTCTGGGGAGTGCGCCGTGCGAAGATTTGCTGCAGAAACTTAAACCACCCTTCTGGTTCGCTGCCCATTTGCACTGCAAATTTGCTGCTGTAGTAGCTCATTCTGAAACAGACACGACAAAATTCCTAGCACTAGATAAGTGCCTGCCAAAAAGACGGTTTCTTCAAATTCTTGATATCCCCACGAATGACGATGGGAAAAAGAAGGAGGACGATCAGTTGAGACTAAAATACGATCTCGAATGGCTTACGGTACTGAACCTAACAAACCACTTGATTAGCATTCGTGCTTCAAACGGCTACATGCCCGGTGAGGGTGATGCAGAACGGGTCAATTTTACTCCAACCGCAGAGGAAAAAGCCAAAGTTTTAGAGCGATTCGGTAATGATCTGACAATCCCGTGCAATTTCGTGCGAATTGCCAAACCGTATCAGCCCGACCAAGAGTCAATGGATATGCGATCGGTAGAACAACCGCAAGCTTTTCTCAACCCGCAAACCACATTATTTTGCGATAAGTTGAACATTGACGATCCTTTAAGGCTCGCCATGCTAATGACGGGGCACCAGCTCAACACGTCCACCTATGTCGATCAACAGCCTGCGATAGATGATGGGACTAAAGAAAAGTCACCTACCAAACGAGGGTCGAATGAAGACGAGCTGGATGTTgaggatgatgacgatgacgtggatgatgatgagggaCAAGGGTCGATGAAAACGCTGGATATCACACCACTGCAACCGAAGTTATCCCTTTCTGATGTATTGCCCCAACCAAAGTGGAGGGAACACGATTCGCACGATACCGATTTGTCGACGACGTTGGACGAATCGACGAATCTTTCCACGTCAAACTGCAGCGTTTTGAGTCTTCCGACACCGCAAAAAACGGACgataaaaacccaccatcctGCCTCGAATCAAGCCTCACCGTTAACGATCTCAATCTGTCTAGTCCAGTGCAACTTGACGTGGAAAAAAACGAGGATCAGAAAAAGACATCGGAAGCACATTTACTGGACAATCCACCAGtgaaaaaattcaaaagacgaaatgaaacaatataCTCTAAAGAAGATAGCGATTGA
- the LOC128725090 gene encoding kinesin-like protein KIF18A, translating to MTVDSRKIRVAVRVRPFNDRELEQNPRNIIKVLDKSTVMFDPDEDEDEFFFHGVKQTHRDITKRVKKKLTMEYDDVFDNTATNVDIFEVCMKPLVQSVMNGYNCSVFVYGATGAGKTHTMLGNEDCPGITFLTMKELFHQIESLSELRKFDIGISYLEVYNELVMNLLTKTGPLKLREDSNGVVVSGLVLKQIHNASELLELLALGNRNRTQHPTDANAESSRSHAIFQVHIRMVEKKTGQKRTVKLSMIDLAGSERAASTKGIGLRFKEGANINKSLLALGNCINKLADGLKHIPYRDSNLTRILKDSLGGNCQTLMIANISPSSLTYDDTYNTLKYASRAKKIRTTVRQNIVPTNVPKEFLVKKVNEQAEEIERLKAKVADLEEQLKKQSTHKAADGTAALDETLMNTWISRIDSCYASMRQALQHFIALKSKEKLLNMRVKLKEQAENIARIVTLDGSQLDEDIAKIEASIDRCGKQVANQQVDKSRWLERYRQAQRSRNAIREEVLQTELATILKGYLSGKDAEIDAVKSSLWKDHVLQISFTYDQENKLWQKIMLLSGDIIQQNYLLLRSMDRLDNVTLDKLRRLVKLNQRQRGVTFFDDECQQERDEADLGRSTIDDIANLSDCSEDAVDFPPEAAPIPFVGFASKRTKLNESSESESNIDHPIAGQDKDSQSAERNAFKKPKMITRALSFKTTTRGGASQSTMSRRTPTKLVNGTKPTARTVVPGVTSHRLKVPRLVLNNVMPLNTVESKKSKPNTGNEENVGDDHSDTSDESNCIGSIANSTFNIVHGKESDSESLFSNVLVESNVDPQVLDKVLRRASKGKMNLTVHKENCKKTPKRIGKSPRSINRSNSRTNASATSVINRFRKMKAKDAAGTSGDSGGSSTKPVTVRIANNNLENDNDRNRHNRLMGIIKK from the exons ATGACCGTTGATTCGCGAAAAATACGTGTTGCCGTACGGGTGCGCCCGTTCAATGATCGAGAATTGGAGCAAAACCCAAGAAATATCATTAAG GTTCTTGACAAATCCACCGTAATGTTTGATCCAGACGAAGATGAGGATGAGTTCTTTTTCCACGGTGTAAAACAGACTCACCGAGACATCACAAAGCGCGTCAAAAAGAAGCTCACTATGGAGTATGATGATGTGTTTGATAATACGGCTACGAATGTGGACATTTTCGAGGTATGCATGAAACCGCTAGTGCAATCGGTTATGAACGGATACAACTGTTCCGTGTTTGTGTACGGAGCGACAGGAGCGGGAAAGACGCACACGATGCTGGGCAACGAAGATTGCCCGGGCATAACATTCCTGACCATGAAGGAATTGTTCCATCAGATCGAGTCGCTCAGCGAACTTCGCAAGTTTGATATTGGAATATCGTACCTCGAAGTATACAATGAGCTGGTGATGAATCTTCTCACCAAAACTGGTCCGCTTAAGCTGCGCGAAGATTCAAACGGTGTTGTGGTGAGCGGTTTGGTGTTGAAACAAATTCACAACGCCAGCGAGCTTCTAGAGCTGCTAGCATTGGGAAACCGCAATCGCACGCAGCATCCGACCGATGCAAATGCCGAAAGTAGCCGCAGTCATGCAATCTTCCAGGTGCACATTCgtatggtggagaaaaaaacgggccaaaagcGAACGGTGAAGCTATCTATGATTGATTTGGCTGGCAGCGAGCGGGCCGCCAGTACGAAAGGCATTGGTTTACGCTTTAAGGAAGGCGCGAACATCAACAAATCGCTGTTAGCTCTCGGAAACTGCATTAACAAGCTGGCAGATGGGCTGAAGCACATCCCTTACCGTGACTCGAACCTGACGCGCATCCTGAAGGATAGTCTAGGAGGCAACTGCCAGACTCTGATGATAGCCAATATTTCGCCGTCCTCGCTAACGTACGACGACACATACAATACGCTCAAATATGCATCACGGGCAAAGAAAATTCGAACGACCGTACGGCAAAACATTGTGCCAACTAACGTTCCGAAGGAGTTCCTTGTCAAGAAAGTCAACGAGCAGGCTGAAGAGATCGAGAGGCTCAAGGCAAAGGTGGCCGATTTGGAGGAACAGCtcaaaaaacaatccacacACAAAGCGGCTGACGGTACGGCAGCACTGGACGAAACTTTGATGAATACGTGGATTTCGCGAATTGATAGTTGTTACGCCAGTATGCGTCAGGCTTTGCagcattttattgcattaaaGAGTAAGGAGAAGCTGCTTAACATGCGCGTAAAACTAAAGGAGCAGGCGGAAAATATTGCCCGGATCGTAACGCTCGACGGAAGCCAGCTAGATGAA GATATAGCAAAGATTGAAGCATCCATCGACCGGTGTGGCAAGCAGGTAGCGAACCAGCAAGTTGATAAATCACGCTGGTTAGAACGGTATCGGCAGGCACAACGTAGTCGAAACGCGATTCGGGAAGAAGTCCTGCAAACTGAACTTGCCACTATACTAAAAGGATATCTAAGCGGAAAGGATGCCGAAATCGATGCCGTGAAGTCGTCATTGTGGAAGGATCATGTACTACAGATCTCGTTCACGTACGATCAGGAGAACAAACTGTGGCAAAAGATAATGCTACTCAGCGGGGATATTATACAACAAAACTATCTGCTTCTGCGCAGTATGGATCGCTTGGACAACGTCACGTTGGATAAGCTGAGACGATTGGTGAAGCTGAACCAACGGCAGCGTGGAGTCACATTCTTCGATGACGAATGCCAACAAGAGCGAGACGAAGCAGATCTCGGCCGTAGTACCATTGATGATATTGCTAATCTGTCTGATTGCTCAGAAGATGCTGTTGATTTCCCTCCGGAAGCTGCTCCAATCCCCTTCGTTGGTTTCGCGTCAAAGCGAACGAAGTTGAACGAAAGCAGCGAGTCGGAGTCCAACATTGACCACCCAATTGCAGGGCAAGATAAAGACTCCCAGAGTGCCGAGCGAAATGCGTTCAAAAAACCGAAAATGATCACGCGAGCCCTGTCATTTAAAACAACCACGCGTGGTGGTGCTTCTCAATCGACTATGTCCCGGCGAACGCCGACTAAGCTTGTTAACGGCACAAAACCAACTGCGAGAACGGTCGTACCAGGCGTAACATCACACCGACTCAAAGTACCTCGGCTGGTTTTGAACAATGTAATGCCATTGAATACggttgaaagcaaaaaatcaaagccAAACACGGGTAATGAGGAAAACGTTGGTGACGACCACTCAGACACGTCGGACGAATCGAACTGTATTGGCAGTATAGCAAATTCTACGTTCAACATTGTGCACGGTAAGGAATCTGATTCCGAATCTCTATTTTCCAACGTGTTGGTAGAATCGAATGTTGACCCGCAGGTGCTAGACAAAG TTCTAAGACGTGCTTCCAAgggaaaaatgaatttaacTGTGCACaaagaaaattgtaaaaagACGCCAAAACGGATAGGAAAAAGTCCCCGTTCGATTAATCGATCAAACAGCCGAA CAAACGCTTCCGCTACTTCGGTTATCAATCGCTTCCGAAAGATGAAAGCTAAAGATGCTGCAGGAACATCCGGTGACAGCGGCGGAAGTAGTACCAAACCAGTAACCGTGCGCATTGCTAACAACAATCTAGAAAATGATAACGATCGAAATCGTCATAATCGTCTCATGggcatcataaaaaaatag
- the LOC128723244 gene encoding ribosome biogenesis regulatory protein homolog isoform X2 produces MDIVKEILDKQQQTLQKYKPITVQKSLDPTIDAGHLLVSDPNYFDDEQMKADREKYVLDLTRDNVQLLINDVWQLPTERVDESIVAKLPPPKTLLPRSRKLPVPKPLTKWEEFAKKKGIKKRTREKKVFDPVLDKWVPTYGYQRYKAEKERDWALDVPQNDPYRDMFKEKRDLRIERVAKNEVARMKNIARAKKIAVPRTGFVGPESASAKQLITASNIVKASTASVGVFQESLPNEKQARGIGVKELLPGVNRKKKTSSMAGEKRRNMEIVTKVLNKKPKIDIDRAISLQKAEARAEREADEGVAADGKKSKKGGKKSKASFSRKKPKGGQGKRNHSKRTVGRKRR; encoded by the exons ATGGATATCGTAAAGGAAATATTAgacaaacaacagcaaaccctCCAAAAATATAAGCCAATCACTGTGCAAAAATCGTTGGATCCGACGATCGATGCTGGCCATTTGCTGGTGAGCGATCCGAACTACTTCGACGATGAACAGATGAA AGCGGATCGCGAAAAGTACGTGCTGGACCTGACCCGCGACAACGTGCAGCTGCTGATTAACGACGTCTGGCAGCTGCCGACGGAGCGTGTTGATGAATCGATCGTTGCTAAGTTACCACCGCCGAAGACCTTGCTGCCCCGCTCACGAAAGCTCCCCGTGCCCAAACCGCTCACCAAGTGGGAGGAATTCGCCAAAAAGAAGGGCATCAAAAAGCGAACGCGCGAAAAGAAGGTGTTCGATCCGGTGCTGGACAAATGGGTACCGACATATGGCTACCAGCGGTACAAGGCGGAAAAGGAGCGGGACTGGGCGCTGGATGTGCCACAGAACGATCCGTATCGGGACATGTTCAAAGAGAAGCGCGATTTACGGATCGAGCGCGTGGCTAAGAACGAGGTGGCTCGTATGAAGAATATCGCCCGCGCGAAGAAAATTGCCGTTCCGCGAACCGGATTTGTCGGACCCGAGTCGGCCTCGGCGAAACAG TTAATCACGGCCTCTAACATCGTCAAAGCTTCGACGGCTTCCGTGGGAGTGTTCCAGGAGTCGCTTCcgaacgaaaaacaggccCGTGGCATCGGCGTTAAGGAGCTGCTGCCGGGAGTGaatcgcaaaaagaaaacgtccTCGATGGCGGGCGAAAAGCGGCGCAACATGGAAATCGTGACGAAAGTTCTTAACAAAAAGCCGAAGATTGATATCGATCGCGCCATTTCGCTGCAGAAGGCGGAAGCTAGGGCAGA ACGCGAAGCCGACGAAGGTGTTGCGGCAGacggaaaaaaatcgaaaaagggTGGCAAAAAGTCGAAAGCAAGCTTCAGCCGCAAAAAGCCAAAGGGCGGCCAGGGCAAACGGAATCACAGTAAGCGAACGGTTGGCCGCAAACGCCGTTAA
- the LOC128725091 gene encoding ribosome-recycling factor, mitochondrial produces the protein MLRITSLIRAVSFRSLESNVVSTIACASKCVQQKHTICTVLLSARSNMPATTQSVRFYAKSKDKKKDKKSTGGKVQINEEQLGSLIDLEALRTQMEKSLAAMKEEYVKNLSLRSTTGSIETLRVAYEGKDYQLQELGQVVRKNPKTLVINLISFPQTIPAVLQAIQRSGMNLNPQQDGTTLFIPVPKVTRDHRETLAKNAKVLYIKCRDRIKDIQNQTIKKLKKQANVSEDDAFQGQTQITAIGDGFIKEAEKIMELKQAELLGDQ, from the coding sequence ATGCTACGAATCACATCACTGATTCGTGCTGTAAGCTTTCGGTCACTAGAATCAAACGTGGTCTCCACTATTGCATGTGCTTCAAAATGTGTGCAACAAAAGCATACCATCTGCACAGTGCTCTTGAGCGCTCGATCCAACATGCCGGCCACAACGCAATCGGTACGGTTCTATGCCAAAAGCAAGgataaaaagaaagacaaaaagaGCACCGGTGGGAAGGTACAAATCAACGAGGAGCAACTAGGCTCTCTCATCGACCTGGAAGCCCTACGAACGCAGATGGAAAAGAGTCTGGCCGCCATGAAGGAGGAATACGTGAAAAATCTTTCCCTACGCTCCACTACCGGTTCTATTGAAACTCTGCGTGTAGCCTACGAAGGCAAGGATTATCAACTGCAGGAGCTTGGTCAGGTGGTGCGAAAAAACCCTAAAACCTTGGTCATTAACCTCATCTCTTTTCCGCAAACCATCCCTGCCGTTTTGCAAGCGATACAACGCAGCGGTATGAACCTAAATCCTCAGCAAGACGGCACCACACTGTTCATCCCGGTACCCAAGGTGACTCGTGATCATCGCGAGACTCTTGCCAAGAACGCCAAGGTACTCTACATCAAATGTCGTGATAGGATCAAAGACATACAGAACCAAACTATCAAAAAGCTCAAGAAACAAGCCAATGTTTCCGAGGACGACGCATTTCAGGGGCAGACCCAAATCACTGCCATCGGGGATGGATTCATTAAGGAGGCAGAAAAAATAATGGAACTGAAACAAGCTGAACTACTGGGTGATCAATAA
- the LOC128723244 gene encoding ribosome biogenesis regulatory protein homolog isoform X1, whose protein sequence is MDIVKEILDKQQQTLQKYKPITVQKSLDPTIDAGHLLVSDPNYFDDEQMKADREKYVLDLTRDNVQLLINDVWQLPTERVDESIVAKLPPPKTLLPRSRKLPVPKPLTKWEEFAKKKGIKKRTREKKVFDPVLDKWVPTYGYQRYKAEKERDWALDVPQNDPYRDMFKEKRDLRIERVAKNEVARMKNIARAKKIAVPRTGFVGPESASAKQLITASNIVKASTASVGVFQESLPNEKQARGIGVKELLPGVNRKKKTSSMAGEKRRNMEIVTKVLNKKPKIDIDRAISLQKAEARAEYVPFLCRKKPWYSWDSSWIDLLPFFSHSCPCRREADEGVAADGKKSKKGGKKSKASFSRKKPKGGQGKRNHSKRTVGRKRR, encoded by the exons ATGGATATCGTAAAGGAAATATTAgacaaacaacagcaaaccctCCAAAAATATAAGCCAATCACTGTGCAAAAATCGTTGGATCCGACGATCGATGCTGGCCATTTGCTGGTGAGCGATCCGAACTACTTCGACGATGAACAGATGAA AGCGGATCGCGAAAAGTACGTGCTGGACCTGACCCGCGACAACGTGCAGCTGCTGATTAACGACGTCTGGCAGCTGCCGACGGAGCGTGTTGATGAATCGATCGTTGCTAAGTTACCACCGCCGAAGACCTTGCTGCCCCGCTCACGAAAGCTCCCCGTGCCCAAACCGCTCACCAAGTGGGAGGAATTCGCCAAAAAGAAGGGCATCAAAAAGCGAACGCGCGAAAAGAAGGTGTTCGATCCGGTGCTGGACAAATGGGTACCGACATATGGCTACCAGCGGTACAAGGCGGAAAAGGAGCGGGACTGGGCGCTGGATGTGCCACAGAACGATCCGTATCGGGACATGTTCAAAGAGAAGCGCGATTTACGGATCGAGCGCGTGGCTAAGAACGAGGTGGCTCGTATGAAGAATATCGCCCGCGCGAAGAAAATTGCCGTTCCGCGAACCGGATTTGTCGGACCCGAGTCGGCCTCGGCGAAACAG TTAATCACGGCCTCTAACATCGTCAAAGCTTCGACGGCTTCCGTGGGAGTGTTCCAGGAGTCGCTTCcgaacgaaaaacaggccCGTGGCATCGGCGTTAAGGAGCTGCTGCCGGGAGTGaatcgcaaaaagaaaacgtccTCGATGGCGGGCGAAAAGCGGCGCAACATGGAAATCGTGACGAAAGTTCTTAACAAAAAGCCGAAGATTGATATCGATCGCGCCATTTCGCTGCAGAAGGCGGAAGCTAGGGCAGAGTACGTACCTTTCCTTTGCCGGAAAAAACCGTGGTACAGTTGGGACAGCTCTTGGATTGATTtactcccttttttctctcattcttgTCCTTGCAGACGCGAAGCCGACGAAGGTGTTGCGGCAGacggaaaaaaatcgaaaaagggTGGCAAAAAGTCGAAAGCAAGCTTCAGCCGCAAAAAGCCAAAGGGCGGCCAGGGCAAACGGAATCACAGTAAGCGAACGGTTGGCCGCAAACGCCGTTAA